Proteins encoded together in one Procambarus clarkii isolate CNS0578487 chromosome 67, FALCON_Pclarkii_2.0, whole genome shotgun sequence window:
- the LOC138355391 gene encoding uncharacterized protein produces the protein MNPSGQNQTKIRLKLATKFIKSDLVRSLSKHFDDVGALIQTVDNKLSLIVLTETWLKEDTTHLYNVPNYSAIHNCRPTQRGGEAEVVEIEAEVVEIEAEVVEIEAEVLEIEAEVVEIEAEVLEIETEVVEIEAEVLEIEAEVVEIEAEVLEIETEVVEIEAEVLEIEAEVVEIEAEVVEVEAEVVEVEAEVVEVEAEVVEIEAEVLEIEAEVVEIEAEVLEIETEVVEIEAEVLEIEAEVVEIEAEVLEIETEVVEIEAEVLEIEAEVVEIEAEVLEIETEVVEIEAEVLEIETEVVEIEAEVLCKNTNLM, from the exons atgaATCCCTCGGGACAAAACCAGACAAAAATTCGCCTTAAGCTAGCTACCAAGTTCATAAAATCTGATCTTGTCCG atctctaagcaaacactttgatgatgttggtgccctgattcaaacagttgacaacaaattatcTTTAATTgtgcttactgaaacatggttaaaagaggatactacacaTCTCTACAACgttcctaactactcagcaattcacaactgtcgtcctactcaaagaggtggtg AAGCAGAGGTGGTGGAGAtagaagcagaggtagtggagatagaagcagaggtagtggagATAGAAGCAGAGGTGTTGGAGATTGAAGCAGAGGTAGTGGAGATAGAAGCAGAGGTGTTGGAGATAGAAACAGAGGTAGTGGAGATAGAAGCAGAGGTGTTGGAGAtagaagcagaggtagtggagATAGAAGCAGAGGTGTTGGAGATAGAAACAGAGGTAGTGGAGATAGAAGCAGAGGTGTTGGAGAtagaagcagaggtagtggagatagaagcagaggtagtggaggtagaagcagaggtagtagaggtagaagcagaggtagtggaggtagaagcagaggtagtggagatagaagcagaggtgttggagatagaagcagaggtagtggagATAGAAGCAGAGGTGTTGGAGATAGAAACAGAGGTAGTGGAGATAGAAGCAGAGGTGTTGGAGAtagaagcagaggtagtggagATAGAAGCAGAGGTGTTGGAGATAGAAACAGAGGTAGTGGAGATAGAAGCAGAGGTGTTGGAGAtagaagcagaggtagtggagATAGAAGCAGAGGTGTTGGAGATAGAAACAGAGGTAGTGGAGATAGAAGCAGAGGTGTTGGAGATAGAAACAGAGGTAGTGGAGATAGAAGCAGAGGTgttatgtaaaaataccaatcttatgtaa
- the LOC123767707 gene encoding testis-expressed protein 10, producing the protein MTPERKPNMVDFSRILHVNPSNNLTGHRWRLQLLQELSNFLEAILRAQRHIEEQLPVTIWQTIVVGSVPPVECGDATWKAAQDAWLFSHPEQLKQFSLSIIPLLFQIWAEVEPEGNDDYAGGNALSEEGVATLSCIIRIITQLWHITQACMNHHPSQCTWFMAELKSKYMLNIMSGFPYYCHLTPVQKKKKLKTTERTLQTEAEDNLQHCDDLNVSLAVFAMQISSSEDFSEKAVNFLARLLRDGNRDGRYNLGAVVNILLDLLQVAPEKQAESLLNAAQTCYARLHPLKKDRALLLQILLAATDLDHPQLWKCGSNSVWVDQVVADLIGGNVRESLLQAAIIIRLRGNTKLQQLVLAKKDEIRESILSKGVQGMTTQEVNEKLLLLLKDCY; encoded by the exons ATGACTCCTGAAAGGAAACCAAACATGGTGGACTTTTCTCGCATTTTACATGTCAATCCTAGCAACAATTTAACGGGTCACAGATGGCGGCTACAGTTACTGCAGGAGCTATCCAACTTCTTAGAGGCTATTCTCCGGGCGCAGAGACATATTGAAGAGCAATTGCCAGTCACCATCTGGCAG ACCATTGTGGTTGGGAGCGTGCCACCAGTGGAGTGTGGAGACGCGACATGGAAGGCTGCACAGGATGCTTGGCTCTTCTCTCACCCGGAACAGCTGAAGCAATTCTCTCTCTCCATTATTCCTCTGCTCTTTCAAATTTGGGCAGAAGTTGAACCTGAAGGAAATGATGATTATGCAG GTGGAAATGCCTTGAGTGAGGAAGGTGTGGCCACTCTTAGCTGTATTATAAGAATCATTACACAGCTCTGGCACATCACGCAGGCTTGCATGaatcaccacccttcacag TGCACGTGGTTTATGGCTGAGTTGAAATCCAAATACATGCTTAATATTATGTCTGGATTCCCTTATTACTGCCATCTGACACCAGTTCAaaagaagaagaaactcaa AACAACAGAAAGGACATTGCAAACTGAAGCAGAGGACAATTTACAACACTGTGATGATCTTAATGTGTCCCTAGCTGTTTTTGCTATGCAGATATCGTCCTCTGAAGACTTTTCAGAGAAGGCGGTGAATTTCCTTGCAA GACTGCTTCGTGATGGAAATCGTGATGGACGGTACAATTTGGGTGCTGTAGTGAATATTTTGTTAGATCTACTTCAAGTAGCCCCTGAAAAACAAGCTGAAAGTCTACTTAATGCTGCTCAGACTTGCTATGCTCGTCTGCATCCACTCAAGAAGGACCGTGCTCTCTTACTTCAGATTCTTCTTGCTGCCACCGACCTTGACCATCCTCAACTCTGGAA ATGTGGCAGCAACAGTGTGTGGGTAGATCAAGTTGTAGCAGACTTGATTGGTGGCAATGTGCGAGAAAGccttctccaggctgctatcataatTCGTCTACGTGGCAACACAAAGCTTCAGCAATTAGTTCTTGCTAAAAAAGATGAAATAAGAG AATCAATTCTAAGCAAAGGCGTCCAAGGCATGACCACACAAGAAGTAAATGAAAAGTTACTATTACTTCTGAAGGACTGCTATTAA